One window of Chryseobacterium indologenes genomic DNA carries:
- the msrA gene encoding peptide-methionine (S)-S-oxide reductase MsrA: MDNNNLEQITFGGGCFWCVESCFNMLKGVKSAISGYSGGHKDNPTYQEVCTGETGHAEVVQITYDPAVISYEQLMDVFFFLHDPTQLNRQGNDIGTQYRSVIYYKDAAEKAKAEEAIKVSQESGRWAGTYVTELTQFDTFWPAEQYHQGYYNENPTQPYCSAVVGPKIQKFKKHFGELGMLNAE; encoded by the coding sequence ATGGACAACAATAATTTAGAACAGATTACTTTCGGTGGTGGATGTTTCTGGTGTGTGGAAAGCTGTTTCAATATGCTTAAAGGGGTAAAATCTGCTATTTCAGGATATTCCGGGGGACATAAAGACAATCCGACCTATCAGGAAGTTTGTACTGGTGAAACGGGACATGCAGAAGTGGTACAGATCACATATGATCCTGCGGTTATTTCTTATGAACAGCTGATGGATGTATTTTTCTTCCTTCATGACCCTACCCAATTAAACAGACAGGGGAATGATATCGGTACACAATATCGTTCTGTTATTTACTATAAAGATGCTGCTGAGAAGGCAAAAGCTGAAGAAGCCATCAAAGTATCTCAGGAATCAGGAAGATGGGCCGGTACTTATGTAACAGAACTGACCCAATTCGATACATTCTGGCCTGCAGAACAATATCATCAAGGGTATTATAATGAGAACCCTACACAGCCTTATTGCAGCGCTGTAGTGGGCCCTAAGATCCAGAAGTTTAAAAAGCATTTCGGAGAACTGGGAATGCTGAACGCGGAATAA
- a CDS encoding YegP family protein translates to MGKFVITQRVNKEYQFNLKAGNGEIILTSEGYIQKASCQKGIESVKVNSQDLSRYGRRLAKNGKDYFVLKARNGEIIGNSQMYSTKSGMENGIASVKSNAPTAEIVDETLKN, encoded by the coding sequence ATGGGAAAATTCGTAATCACTCAAAGAGTTAACAAAGAATATCAGTTTAATCTGAAGGCTGGAAACGGCGAAATTATTTTAACCAGCGAAGGGTATATTCAGAAAGCATCCTGCCAGAAAGGAATCGAATCAGTAAAAGTTAATTCTCAGGACCTTTCAAGATACGGCAGAAGACTTGCTAAAAACGGAAAAGATTATTTCGTGTTAAAAGCAAGAAACGGTGAAATTATCGGAAACAGTCAAATGTACAGCACAAAATCCGGAATGGAAAATGGCATCGCTTCTGTAAAATCAAATGCTCCGACAGCAGAAATCGTTGATGAAACTTTAAAAAATTAA
- a CDS encoding PH domain-containing protein codes for MNLKKFLNEEQDPQAVEKLLGRINSLLTSQEAVEYIAVQKKPVINLSPDCIVLTNRRIIFCRPKNFGLSMDFQDYSWVDIADCHIKEGIVGSTFIMRTTKNFTNMMDYLPKNQARKLYQFAQEVEEKMRGLRREKNLETLRASAGGVTVNNATPIITQPQQFQEEKKPLLIENEDPFALLQKLKDLKENGIISPEEFETKKNEVLSRV; via the coding sequence ATGAACTTAAAGAAATTTTTAAATGAAGAACAGGATCCTCAAGCTGTTGAAAAGCTTTTAGGAAGAATCAACAGCCTTCTTACCTCACAAGAAGCTGTAGAATATATAGCTGTTCAGAAGAAGCCTGTAATAAATTTATCTCCTGATTGTATTGTCCTTACCAATAGAAGAATTATTTTCTGCAGGCCAAAAAACTTCGGCTTATCTATGGATTTTCAGGATTACAGTTGGGTGGATATTGCTGATTGTCACATCAAAGAAGGAATTGTTGGCTCTACCTTTATTATGAGAACTACAAAAAACTTTACAAATATGATGGATTATCTTCCTAAAAACCAAGCCAGAAAGCTGTATCAGTTTGCACAGGAAGTGGAAGAAAAAATGCGGGGGCTCAGACGAGAAAAAAATCTTGAAACATTGAGAGCCTCTGCAGGAGGCGTTACTGTGAATAATGCTACCCCTATTATCACACAACCTCAACAATTTCAGGAAGAAAAAAAGCCATTGTTGATAGAGAATGAAGATCCTTTTGCTTTATTGCAGAAGTTAAAAGACTTAAAAGAGAACGGAATCATTTCTCCTGAAGAGTTTGAAACAAAAAAGAACGAAGTTTTATCAAGAGTTTAA
- a CDS encoding response regulator codes for MFKKVLIAEDHESINISVQKTLKELNIPQVDYVYYCDDAIGKIQKALREEHPYDLLITDLYYEEDHHEQNLKDGKDLIKKVKEIQPDLKVIVFSAEHKTGIIENLFSDYQINGFVRKARNDSKDLKKSIAAVYIGENYLSFDLKQEMKKFNSYEFSTFDITLVSLLSKGVLQKNIPVHLEERNIKPASLSSVEKRLNSLKEDLEINSNEQLVAFCKDIGII; via the coding sequence ATGTTCAAAAAAGTTTTAATTGCCGAAGACCATGAAAGTATCAATATTTCCGTCCAGAAAACCCTTAAGGAATTAAATATTCCCCAAGTCGATTATGTGTACTATTGTGATGATGCTATAGGAAAAATTCAGAAAGCACTACGGGAAGAGCATCCCTACGACTTATTGATTACAGATCTTTATTATGAGGAAGATCATCACGAGCAGAACCTTAAAGACGGAAAGGATCTCATCAAAAAAGTAAAAGAAATACAGCCTGATTTGAAAGTTATTGTATTTTCTGCGGAACATAAAACGGGAATCATAGAAAATCTTTTTTCAGATTATCAAATTAACGGGTTTGTCCGTAAAGCCAGAAACGATTCAAAAGATTTAAAAAAATCTATTGCAGCAGTATATATAGGCGAAAACTATTTATCTTTTGATTTGAAACAGGAGATGAAGAAGTTCAATAGCTATGAGTTTTCTACATTTGACATTACACTTGTTTCTCTGCTATCTAAAGGTGTTTTACAGAAAAACATCCCTGTTCATCTCGAGGAAAGAAATATAAAACCCGCCAGCTTGAGCAGCGTTGAGAAAAGATTAAACAGCCTGAAGGAAGACCTTGAAATAAATAGCAATGAGCAGCTGGTAGCCTTCTGTAAAGATATCGGGATTATATAA
- a CDS encoding TonB-dependent receptor translates to MKKALLSAACLGTTTVFAQVKDTLQTKNVDEVVMTASRKKENIKEVPSSITVVGEKQIQSQLTVNSDITSILQYTVPSLGTNSGQTSNSGQTLRGRQVLVLIDGIPQSTPLRNGARDLRTIDPSAIERIEVIKGASSIYGNGADGGIINYITKRSKTDKKISGVSQIGLTGQPYGGTLGVRASQLLSGKINKFDYTLSLAYERTGYTKDGDGVLISPTYSIAKMDNYNGLLKIGYDINENQRIEASYIGYSSRSDLNVGLKTGKYGITPTIGEGIGKGLETTPQGTPKNHNIRVSYDNKNLFAGTSLNINLYYQDFKTVYGYSDTFFNGGQSNVISQKKGARINLDTQLWNSPNSQGEIIYGADILNDQTVQKLEDGRFWTPNMSMTNIAPFVLAKIDLFKKFTIKGGFRYENIKVNVDDFNTLSTLKSDGTFTKSIPVAGGKLSYNALVGNIGVRYNIEPYINLFGSFSQAYSINELGRILRTSTSETIKNLETKPIIVNNYELGATGQLSSWLNYELTSYVSTSKLGASFVQSPDRSLMIQRSPEIVYGVEGFLHFTPVKWIQFGGSYSWMEGITSVKDDGDYSAKINNSRISAPKVLAYVQAKPVPTLSIGLDMLHSFQQDRFEPNAKTGLYAYGEGYVPEYTVFNFKSSYEVNNNWRVSLGIENLFNKVYQPAISWWTARDSDFTNALGLRGTFMIEYKF, encoded by the coding sequence ATGAAAAAAGCGCTTTTATCAGCTGCCTGTCTGGGAACCACTACCGTTTTTGCTCAGGTAAAAGATACTCTACAAACTAAAAATGTAGACGAGGTTGTAATGACTGCGTCCAGAAAAAAGGAAAACATAAAAGAAGTTCCAAGCTCTATTACTGTTGTGGGAGAGAAACAGATTCAGTCTCAGCTTACAGTAAACTCTGATATTACGAGCATTTTACAATATACGGTTCCCAGCTTAGGAACCAATTCAGGGCAGACTTCCAATTCAGGACAGACGTTGAGAGGGCGCCAGGTTCTGGTTTTGATTGATGGGATTCCACAGTCTACTCCACTTCGTAACGGAGCAAGAGACTTAAGGACCATTGACCCTTCAGCTATCGAAAGAATCGAAGTGATCAAAGGAGCTTCTTCTATCTATGGGAACGGAGCAGACGGAGGAATTATCAATTATATTACGAAAAGAAGCAAAACAGATAAAAAAATTTCCGGGGTTTCACAGATTGGTCTTACAGGACAGCCATACGGAGGTACTTTAGGAGTAAGAGCCAGCCAGCTTTTATCCGGAAAGATCAATAAATTTGACTATACCCTTTCATTAGCCTACGAAAGAACGGGATATACAAAAGATGGAGATGGTGTTTTAATCAGCCCTACCTACAGCATTGCCAAGATGGACAACTACAACGGATTGCTTAAAATTGGCTATGATATCAACGAAAATCAAAGAATTGAAGCCTCTTACATTGGCTATTCTTCAAGATCAGACCTGAATGTAGGATTAAAAACAGGAAAATACGGCATCACTCCTACCATTGGCGAAGGAATAGGAAAAGGACTGGAAACCACACCTCAGGGAACTCCGAAAAACCACAACATCAGAGTAAGCTATGACAATAAGAACCTGTTTGCAGGAACTTCTTTAAATATTAATCTTTATTATCAGGATTTTAAAACCGTTTACGGATACAGTGATACGTTCTTCAACGGTGGACAATCCAATGTTATTTCCCAGAAAAAAGGAGCAAGAATCAATTTGGATACCCAACTCTGGAACTCCCCGAATTCACAGGGAGAAATCATCTACGGAGCTGATATCCTGAACGATCAGACCGTACAGAAGCTGGAAGACGGACGTTTCTGGACTCCCAATATGAGCATGACCAATATTGCTCCTTTTGTATTGGCAAAAATTGACCTTTTCAAAAAATTCACAATCAAAGGAGGGTTCCGCTACGAAAATATCAAAGTGAATGTTGATGACTTCAACACCCTTTCTACCCTTAAAAGTGACGGAACTTTCACCAAGAGTATTCCTGTAGCAGGAGGAAAATTAAGCTACAATGCGTTGGTTGGAAATATCGGGGTACGTTATAATATCGAACCTTATATCAACCTTTTCGGAAGCTTTTCTCAGGCCTACTCTATCAATGAATTGGGCAGAATTCTAAGGACCTCAACTTCTGAAACGATTAAAAACCTGGAAACGAAACCAATTATCGTTAATAATTACGAATTGGGAGCTACAGGACAACTTTCCAGCTGGCTTAATTATGAACTGACTTCTTACGTGAGCACTTCCAAACTGGGAGCCTCATTCGTACAGAGCCCGGACAGATCCCTGATGATTCAGAGATCTCCTGAAATTGTATACGGTGTTGAAGGTTTCTTACACTTTACTCCTGTAAAATGGATTCAGTTTGGTGGAAGCTACAGCTGGATGGAAGGAATTACCTCTGTAAAAGATGATGGTGATTATTCCGCAAAAATCAATAACAGCAGAATTTCCGCTCCTAAAGTTCTGGCTTATGTACAGGCAAAACCTGTTCCTACATTATCCATTGGTTTAGATATGCTTCATTCTTTCCAGCAGGACAGATTTGAGCCTAATGCAAAAACAGGATTATATGCCTATGGAGAAGGATATGTTCCTGAATATACCGTTTTTAATTTCAAATCAAGTTATGAGGTGAACAACAACTGGAGGGTATCTTTGGGGATTGAAAACCTTTTCAACAAAGTATATCAGCCGGCAATTTCATGGTGGACCGCAAGAGACAGTGATTTCACCAATGCTCTTGGATTGAGGGGAACCTTCATGATCGAATATAAATTTTAA
- a CDS encoding type I restriction endonuclease: MDLKIKLEQLHQKVIGLKDQIGTEEATKNAFVMPFIQILGYDIFNPTEVVPEHVCDIGTKKGEKVDYVIKNNDEPIFIIECKHWKESADAHNSQLHRYYHVSKTRFGVLTNGIVYNFYTDLEKPNIMDEKPFFTINIEDLKDSSIKILESFTKKDYNLESILDSAEALKYIKAIRKEFEKEIENPSDELVKILVNRFFEKPLTANRMVSFKEYAKKALTTSINESISFRLKSALSINEQIEKNEDDVKSSQPIDQNNDSKIVTTEEELEGFQIVKAILREKIPSSRIAYRDTLSYFGVLLDDNNRKPLCRLHFNTTNKYLETFHNGKEAGEKMLLNTLDEIYNYRNQLHLTLENYA, encoded by the coding sequence ATGGATCTTAAAATTAAACTTGAGCAACTGCATCAGAAAGTAATAGGCCTTAAAGACCAGATCGGAACAGAAGAAGCTACAAAAAATGCTTTTGTAATGCCTTTCATTCAAATCCTTGGTTATGATATTTTCAATCCTACGGAAGTAGTTCCTGAACACGTCTGTGATATTGGGACAAAAAAAGGAGAAAAAGTGGATTATGTAATCAAAAATAATGATGAACCCATCTTCATCATTGAATGTAAGCACTGGAAAGAAAGCGCTGATGCTCATAATTCGCAGCTTCACAGGTATTATCATGTTTCTAAAACGAGATTCGGAGTTTTGACCAATGGAATTGTGTACAACTTTTATACGGATTTGGAAAAGCCTAATATTATGGATGAAAAGCCGTTTTTTACCATCAATATTGAGGATCTGAAAGACAGCTCCATTAAAATTCTGGAAAGCTTCACCAAGAAAGATTATAATCTGGAAAGCATCCTAGATTCTGCAGAAGCCTTGAAATACATCAAAGCTATCAGAAAGGAATTCGAAAAAGAAATCGAAAACCCGTCTGACGAACTGGTAAAAATTCTGGTGAACCGCTTCTTTGAAAAACCTTTAACAGCCAACAGAATGGTTTCTTTCAAGGAATATGCTAAAAAAGCATTGACCACTTCTATTAATGAGTCGATCAGCTTCCGGTTAAAATCCGCCCTGAGCATCAATGAACAGATAGAAAAAAACGAAGACGATGTGAAATCATCACAGCCTATCGATCAAAATAACGATTCTAAAATTGTAACTACAGAGGAAGAGCTCGAAGGTTTTCAAATTGTAAAAGCGATTCTAAGGGAGAAAATTCCATCTTCAAGAATTGCTTACAGAGATACTCTTTCCTATTTCGGGGTGTTGTTGGATGACAACAACAGAAAACCGCTTTGCCGACTGCATTTTAATACAACGAATAAATATCTGGAGACTTTTCACAACGGAAAAGAAGCAGGAGAAAAGATGTTATTAAATACACTGGATGAGATCTACAATTATAGAAATCAGCTTCATCTGACGCTGGAAAATTATGCATAA
- a CDS encoding SH3 domain-containing protein: protein MKTLISFIILIFSLFLLNSCLKANDNVGHGGRCTGSAYCSACSNCSGCAHCSSGGTCGVCRGGSYRKSSSSGSSSKSKSKKHKSPDSYRSSKPHTSKPPKVFIDKVNINLNSNNRYIAGIATTNVYEKPTFKSKVITKVSKDAKLLQLSKEGSWYKVQVKSNGKTGYVFNKDVK, encoded by the coding sequence ATGAAAACTTTAATATCTTTCATAATACTGATATTCAGCTTATTTCTTTTAAATTCTTGTTTGAAAGCTAATGACAATGTAGGACACGGCGGAAGGTGCACAGGTTCAGCCTATTGTTCCGCTTGTTCCAACTGTTCAGGATGTGCTCACTGCAGCAGTGGTGGGACTTGTGGTGTTTGTCGTGGTGGATCTTACAGAAAAAGCTCTTCTTCGGGAAGCTCTTCGAAAAGCAAGTCTAAAAAACATAAATCCCCGGATTCTTACAGGTCTTCAAAGCCACATACCAGTAAACCTCCAAAAGTATTTATTGACAAGGTAAACATCAATCTAAACTCTAACAACAGATACATTGCAGGCATTGCAACAACAAATGTTTATGAGAAGCCTACCTTTAAATCTAAAGTAATAACAAAAGTATCTAAAGATGCCAAACTATTACAGCTCTCAAAGGAAGGATCATGGTATAAAGTACAGGTCAAATCAAATGGAAAGACAGGATATGTCTTCAATAAAGATGTAAAATAA
- a CDS encoding ROK family protein has protein sequence MSLIDLSKQVALGVDIGGTNTKFGIVNHRGEVLDKGNLRTDAYDKVEDFIDALYEHVHPMMEKYGTEAHFDGIGVGAPNANYYKGTIELAPNLPWKGVIPFAELMTAKFGLPCTVTNDANAAALGEMLFGAARGMKDFIMITLGTGVGSGIIANGSLIYGHDGFAGELGHTIVKPGGRKHWSTGSEGSLEAYASATGITITAKKMRAEFPESMLNQYPEDAINSKTVYECAMKEDPIAIEVFRYTGQKLGEALANFVMFSSPEAILLFGGVIKAGDFILKPAKLHMERNLLPIFRNKVKLVFSELDEADAAILGASALVWEK, from the coding sequence ATGTCATTAATAGATTTATCAAAACAAGTTGCCCTTGGAGTTGACATCGGCGGAACCAATACTAAATTCGGAATCGTAAACCACCGTGGAGAAGTTCTGGATAAAGGAAACCTGAGAACCGATGCTTATGACAAAGTTGAGGATTTCATCGATGCTTTATATGAACATGTTCATCCAATGATGGAAAAATATGGTACTGAAGCACATTTTGACGGAATCGGAGTAGGAGCTCCTAATGCAAATTACTATAAAGGAACCATAGAATTAGCTCCCAACCTTCCATGGAAAGGAGTAATTCCTTTTGCTGAGCTGATGACAGCAAAATTCGGACTTCCTTGTACAGTAACCAATGATGCGAATGCTGCTGCCCTTGGAGAAATGCTTTTCGGAGCAGCCAGAGGAATGAAAGATTTCATTATGATTACACTGGGAACAGGAGTTGGAAGCGGAATCATTGCCAATGGAAGCTTAATCTACGGACATGACGGGTTCGCCGGAGAATTGGGACATACCATTGTAAAACCAGGTGGTAGAAAACACTGGAGTACGGGTTCTGAAGGGAGCCTTGAGGCCTATGCTTCTGCTACAGGAATTACCATTACAGCAAAGAAAATGAGAGCTGAGTTCCCGGAATCTATGCTAAACCAGTATCCTGAAGATGCAATCAATTCTAAAACAGTATACGAGTGTGCGATGAAAGAAGACCCAATTGCCATTGAGGTTTTCAGATATACAGGTCAGAAACTGGGTGAGGCATTGGCTAATTTTGTGATGTTCTCTTCCCCGGAAGCCATTCTTTTATTCGGCGGAGTGATCAAAGCAGGAGATTTTATATTAAAGCCTGCTAAGCTTCATATGGAAAGAAATCTTCTTCCTATCTTTAGAAATAAAGTAAAACTGGTATTCAGTGAACTTGACGAAGCAGATGCAGCTATCCTTGGAGCAAGTGCTTTGGTTTGGGAAAAATAA
- a CDS encoding PepSY-associated TM helix domain-containing protein gives MKKNHHHKKKPGFFKKWSAKLHLWFGLGIGFLIFIISITGALYVFKDEVENITRKDVIYHHEQNIEQKQVLPIRVMEKAVAEQVKEKYPIHWVNVPIDKKMSYMFFWYEHNADAWNYFDEFPIYKQAYVNPYTGKVLRVYDEKNGFFNIVKMIHWSYLLKQDWGTYVVGIPVIIFIIMLISGIILWWPKNKAARKQRFAFKWKNIKSWKRKNYDLHNVLGFYASVFALIFSITGLFYAFFVVQAMIYVIFSGGETKYPDFSHIKTKAPIELRTEGTLDKIINTVQTKYPDSYGFAIDLGHPHMDDHEHPNFEVYVKHLSYSYHKSSSLIFDENSGELLHTHDPKDKNFGEKAVNANYDIHVGAILGLPTKIIAFIVSLICASLPVTGFMIWWGRKKKKPLKTA, from the coding sequence ATGAAGAAAAATCATCATCATAAAAAAAAACCGGGATTCTTTAAAAAGTGGTCTGCCAAGCTGCACCTTTGGTTCGGATTGGGAATAGGTTTTCTGATCTTTATTATCTCTATTACCGGAGCCTTGTATGTTTTTAAGGATGAAGTGGAAAACATCACCCGAAAAGACGTCATATATCATCATGAGCAGAATATTGAGCAGAAACAGGTACTTCCTATCAGAGTAATGGAAAAAGCTGTTGCAGAACAGGTCAAGGAAAAATATCCGATCCATTGGGTGAATGTTCCTATTGACAAAAAGATGTCCTATATGTTCTTCTGGTATGAGCACAATGCAGATGCCTGGAACTATTTTGATGAATTTCCAATTTATAAACAAGCTTATGTAAACCCGTACACCGGGAAGGTACTGAGAGTTTATGATGAAAAAAACGGATTCTTCAATATCGTAAAAATGATCCACTGGAGCTACCTTCTGAAACAGGATTGGGGAACGTATGTCGTAGGAATTCCGGTAATCATTTTTATCATTATGCTGATCTCCGGGATTATTCTGTGGTGGCCTAAGAACAAAGCAGCAAGAAAACAGCGTTTTGCCTTCAAATGGAAAAATATTAAAAGCTGGAAAAGAAAGAACTATGACCTTCATAATGTATTAGGCTTTTATGCATCTGTTTTTGCTTTGATCTTCTCCATTACAGGACTTTTCTATGCATTTTTTGTTGTTCAGGCGATGATCTACGTGATATTTTCAGGAGGAGAAACAAAGTATCCGGATTTTTCCCATATCAAGACAAAAGCTCCTATTGAATTGAGAACAGAAGGTACACTTGATAAAATCATCAATACAGTACAGACGAAATATCCTGATTCTTATGGTTTTGCTATAGATTTAGGACACCCACACATGGATGACCACGAACATCCTAATTTTGAGGTGTATGTGAAACATCTTTCTTATTCGTACCATAAAAGCAGCAGCTTAATCTTTGATGAAAACTCAGGAGAATTGCTGCACACTCATGATCCGAAGGATAAAAACTTTGGAGAAAAGGCTGTGAATGCCAATTATGACATCCATGTAGGCGCTATTTTAGGGCTTCCTACCAAGATCATTGCCTTTATCGTAAGTTTGATCTGTGCCTCTCTTCCGGTAACCGGATTTATGATCTGGTGGGGGAGAAAAAAGAAAAAACCGTTAAAAACAGCTTAA
- a CDS encoding TM2 domain-containing protein yields MKSKSTAALLAFFLGGLGIHRFYLGQNIMGILYLVFCWTFIPALIAFIDFFVFIFMSENRFNYKYNLKTGF; encoded by the coding sequence ATGAAATCAAAATCTACCGCCGCATTACTTGCTTTTTTCTTGGGAGGATTAGGCATTCACAGGTTTTACCTAGGTCAAAATATTATGGGAATATTGTATTTGGTATTTTGCTGGACTTTCATTCCCGCATTAATAGCATTTATCGATTTCTTCGTCTTTATTTTTATGTCTGAAAACCGTTTTAATTATAAATATAATCTCAAAACAGGATTTTAA
- a CDS encoding DUF5932 domain-containing protein, producing the protein MFKKVLIVEDQEIMNKGILNTIKELNIPAFDYVTYCDEALGRIRTALERESPYELLIADLSFDKDHISQKLHSGQELIFEAKKLQPGLKVVVFSVEKKAKTIDDLYKIYKIDGFVGKARRDGQDLKSAIRKIFNGETVIPQEVLNTMRHISSEFDAYDMKLLELLAKGHKQSEISIYLKEHKMMPYGIRSIEKRLNELRDSLGAKNNIEMIVICKDIGLI; encoded by the coding sequence ATGTTCAAAAAAGTTTTAATCGTTGAAGATCAGGAAATAATGAACAAGGGAATCCTGAATACAATAAAAGAATTAAATATCCCTGCTTTCGATTATGTAACGTATTGTGATGAAGCTTTGGGTAGAATCAGAACCGCATTAGAAAGAGAAAGTCCTTACGAATTGCTTATTGCTGATCTGTCGTTTGACAAAGATCATATTTCCCAGAAACTTCATTCCGGGCAAGAACTTATCTTTGAAGCGAAAAAACTTCAGCCTGGTTTAAAAGTAGTTGTATTTTCAGTAGAAAAGAAAGCAAAAACCATTGATGACCTTTACAAGATATATAAGATTGACGGATTTGTAGGTAAGGCAAGACGTGACGGACAAGACCTGAAAAGTGCAATACGGAAAATTTTTAATGGAGAGACCGTAATTCCTCAGGAAGTTCTGAATACGATGCGTCATATTTCTTCCGAGTTTGACGCCTATGATATGAAACTACTTGAGTTGCTAGCCAAAGGACACAAACAAAGTGAGATAAGCATCTATTTAAAGGAGCACAAAATGATGCCCTATGGTATCAGATCTATTGAAAAAAGATTGAATGAGCTTCGTGACAGCCTTGGTGCAAAAAACAATATCGAGATGATTGTAATCTGTAAAGATATTGGCCTAATCTGA
- a CDS encoding tetratricopeptide repeat-containing sensor histidine kinase, protein MIRNLLFSLFSFCLIASCKDTLESNTNIVKADKLYEEGVSLLEKNDVKAYLKLQEAISYYNKESDFSNISKSLIVQANAQKNRGDFLGAESTLVEALKMMSENDESLYSLYDTMATLKLNQKQYSQAIEWYDKALSVKIESGQKRLSILNNKSVAEYKLGKYKLALDILQKLDLSKLSDLKLKNRIKENIEYTKWLDNNNYEAQATIENILKLKLENNDLWGANSSYAHLAEINKKSNPEKSLYYAKKMLDIAQINKSPEDRLEALEKIIYVDKPTNTNSHFITYKNLSDSIQNSRSDYTTKFAFIKYENTKVKAEKAEKENQLLWLSLVLALLTAIFIVVVILYKKRQKRLQQEKEIEVKNTQLKISKKVHDVVANGIYQVMTKIENQEDFDRDKALDELEFVYEKSRDISYDKTAEEKEFSKVISELIASFTNDIVKTFTAGNSPGIWEPISSTVKEEIYQMLRELMVNMKKHSQATHVAVKFEKINNRVEIQYKDNGIGISGDLVYKNGLRNTASRIEAINGTITFDTKIEKGLKVNLSFPAS, encoded by the coding sequence ATGATACGAAATTTATTATTTTCCCTTTTTTCTTTCTGCCTCATTGCTTCATGTAAGGATACACTTGAAAGCAATACTAATATAGTAAAAGCCGATAAATTATATGAAGAAGGTGTTAGCCTTCTTGAAAAAAATGATGTTAAAGCTTATTTAAAACTCCAGGAAGCAATTTCTTACTATAATAAAGAAAGTGATTTTTCTAATATTTCTAAAAGTTTGATTGTACAAGCAAATGCTCAAAAAAACAGAGGTGATTTTTTAGGTGCAGAATCAACATTAGTAGAAGCCTTAAAAATGATGAGTGAAAATGATGAAAGTCTTTACTCATTATATGATACTATGGCTACCTTGAAATTAAATCAAAAGCAATATTCACAAGCAATAGAATGGTATGACAAGGCTCTTTCCGTTAAGATTGAGTCGGGGCAAAAAAGACTCAGTATATTAAATAATAAATCTGTAGCAGAATATAAATTAGGAAAATATAAACTGGCGTTAGATATTTTACAAAAACTTGATTTATCAAAACTTTCAGATTTAAAATTAAAAAATAGAATCAAAGAAAATATTGAATACACAAAATGGCTAGACAATAATAATTATGAGGCTCAAGCTACTATAGAAAATATATTAAAGCTTAAATTAGAAAATAATGACCTTTGGGGAGCGAATTCAAGCTATGCACATTTAGCAGAAATAAATAAAAAATCTAATCCAGAGAAATCTCTTTATTATGCTAAGAAAATGCTTGATATAGCTCAAATAAACAAAAGTCCTGAAGATAGACTTGAAGCTCTTGAAAAAATAATTTATGTTGATAAACCAACAAATACCAATAGTCATTTTATAACATATAAAAACCTGTCTGATAGCATCCAAAATAGTCGTAGTGATTACACAACTAAATTTGCATTTATAAAATACGAAAACACAAAAGTTAAAGCAGAAAAAGCAGAAAAAGAAAATCAATTATTATGGCTTTCGTTAGTTTTAGCATTACTTACTGCAATATTTATTGTAGTTGTTATTTTATATAAAAAAAGGCAGAAAAGACTTCAACAAGAAAAAGAGATCGAGGTAAAAAACACCCAGCTTAAAATATCGAAAAAAGTCCATGACGTAGTTGCCAACGGCATTTATCAGGTGATGACAAAGATTGAGAATCAGGAAGATTTTGACCGGGATAAAGCCCTTGACGAACTGGAATTTGTGTATGAAAAATCAAGGGATATATCCTACGATAAAACGGCGGAAGAAAAAGAGTTCAGTAAGGTAATTTCAGAACTTATTGCTTCCTTCACTAATGATATTGTAAAAACTTTTACTGCAGGAAATAGCCCGGGGATTTGGGAACCAATTTCTTCTACAGTAAAAGAGGAGATTTACCAAATGCTTCGCGAACTGATGGTGAATATGAAAAAGCACAGCCAAGCCACCCATGTTGCCGTTAAATTTGAAAAAATCAACAATAGGGTTGAAATTCAATACAAAGATAATGGAATAGGAATTTCAGGAGATCTTGTGTATAAAAATGGCTTACGTAATACGGCATCCCGCATTGAAGCGATTAATGGAACCATTACTTTTGATACAAAAATTGAAAAAGGGCTGAAGGTTAATCTTTCATTCCCTGCTTCTTAA